In the genome of Candidatus Moraniibacteriota bacterium, one region contains:
- a CDS encoding ABC transporter permease, protein MNWIGFKTIFMKEVGRSKDVLVQAFLSPVITTLLYFLVFGSAIGGNIKPIHGVPYDHFIVPGLIMMALLMNSLMAASSGIYFPRFIGTMSDLLTSPLSYLEIVMGFALSAAARALAIGITIFVISWIITGITVAHVVFTLIFGLLTALTFALLGLVLGIWAKDFEQLSMVPTLLLTPLTFLGGIFYSANMLPPMWQNVTKANPVFYMIDGLRWGFFGVSDTDPIISLVITGAVLTLSILILRRMFQTGYRLKS, encoded by the coding sequence ATGAATTGGATCGGATTCAAAACTATCTTCATGAAAGAAGTTGGGAGATCGAAAGATGTTCTCGTCCAAGCGTTTCTCTCACCAGTCATCACGACGCTTCTCTATTTTCTCGTCTTCGGCAGCGCGATCGGCGGCAATATCAAACCGATTCACGGCGTGCCCTACGATCACTTCATCGTACCGGGACTCATCATGATGGCACTTCTCATGAACTCTCTCATGGCGGCATCGAGTGGCATCTATTTCCCTCGCTTCATTGGCACCATGAGCGATCTTCTGACTTCCCCTCTCTCCTATCTCGAGATCGTGATGGGATTTGCACTTTCCGCAGCCGCCCGCGCACTCGCCATTGGCATCACCATATTCGTCATCTCCTGGATTATTACCGGCATCACGGTCGCTCATGTTGTTTTCACTCTCATCTTCGGACTCCTCACCGCGCTCACGTTTGCCCTACTCGGACTCGTCCTTGGCATTTGGGCGAAGGACTTCGAACAGCTCAGCATGGTCCCGACACTCCTCCTCACCCCGCTCACTTTTTTGGGCGGCATCTTCTATTCGGCAAACATGCTTCCGCCGATGTGGCAAAACGTCACAAAGGCGAATCCGGTTTTCTACATGATTGACGGCTTGCGATGGGGCTTCTTCGGCGTCTCCGACACCGATCCGATCATAAGCCTCGTCATCACCGGCGCCGTCCTCACGCTCTCCATACTCATCCTTCGCCGAATGTTCCAAACCGGCTATCGACTGAAATCGTAA
- a CDS encoding ribonuclease HI family protein → METIVMYTDGGSRGNPGPSALGVFLETLDVRFGEFLGTGTNNEAEYAAILSGMKRTIEIIGTARAKETHLECRMDSELAMRQLTGRYRVKHPHMKHWFSLIQQEVPKFGKVSFHHVPREENTEADHMVNEALDKATVRR, encoded by the coding sequence ATGGAAACGATTGTGATGTATACGGATGGGGGATCGAGGGGGAATCCGGGACCGTCGGCGTTGGGAGTGTTCTTGGAAACGCTTGATGTTCGGTTTGGCGAGTTTCTCGGGACGGGCACGAACAATGAAGCGGAATATGCGGCGATTCTTTCCGGTATGAAGCGAACGATTGAAATTATTGGAACGGCGCGCGCAAAAGAAACGCATCTCGAATGTCGGATGGATAGCGAACTGGCGATGCGGCAGCTCACCGGGCGCTACCGCGTAAAGCATCCGCATATGAAGCATTGGTTTTCGCTTATACAGCAGGAGGTTCCAAAGTTTGGCAAGGTAAGTTTTCATCATGTTCCGCGAGAGGAAAATACCGAGGCGGATCATATGGTGAATGAGGCTTTGGACAAAGCGACAGTAAGAAGATAG
- a CDS encoding ABC transporter ATP-binding protein — protein sequence MGALIVCRDLSKTYTSEENVQTIALRGATFSIDRGEFVALMGPSGSGKSTLMHLLGLLDRPTSGQYLLSGEDTSRLLTDRLAEIRNKSLGFVFQSFNLLPRTSVFENVELPMLYDVYGIHRRTFRGVWKSGGLKSMVASLGSAWAGMGQAAHRERVMAALHSVGMEHRADYFTNQLSGGEMQRVAIARALVNNPDIIFADEPTGNLDSKSGLAVMAILQKLNDEGKTIVLVTHESTTARHGKRMLSLVDGALVGDAPITNRVFASSEHELVK from the coding sequence ATGGGAGCGCTTATTGTTTGTCGCGATCTTTCGAAAACATATACATCCGAGGAGAATGTGCAGACCATCGCACTTCGTGGCGCGACGTTTTCGATTGATCGAGGCGAATTTGTGGCGCTCATGGGACCGTCCGGATCGGGAAAGTCCACGCTAATGCATCTGCTGGGACTCTTGGATCGGCCGACATCGGGACAGTACCTTCTCTCTGGCGAGGATACGAGCCGACTTCTGACGGACCGACTTGCCGAGATACGCAATAAAAGCCTCGGATTCGTCTTTCAATCGTTCAATCTTCTTCCGCGAACGAGCGTCTTTGAGAATGTCGAGCTTCCGATGCTCTACGATGTATACGGTATTCATCGGCGAACCTTTCGCGGCGTATGGAAGTCGGGCGGACTTAAGAGCATGGTTGCCTCCCTGGGTTCTGCCTGGGCGGGTATGGGGCAAGCAGCGCACCGCGAGCGGGTTATGGCGGCGCTGCATTCGGTTGGAATGGAGCATCGTGCCGATTACTTTACCAATCAGCTTTCCGGCGGGGAAATGCAGCGAGTTGCGATTGCCCGTGCGCTCGTGAATAATCCGGATATTATTTTTGCCGATGAGCCGACGGGCAATCTTGATTCGAAGTCCGGACTTGCCGTTATGGCGATTTTGCAGAAGCTGAACGACGAAGGAAAGACGATTGTGCTGGTGACGCACGAATCGACTACTGCTCGCCATGGGAAGCGCATGCTCTCCCTTGTGGACGGCGCCCTCGTTGGCGACGCGCCCATTACCAACCGCGTCTTCGCCAGCAGCGAACACGAATTGGTGAAGTGA
- a CDS encoding efflux RND transporter periplasmic adaptor subunit: MKLKQWLVIIVIIALGGGFWYWKKSSATPNYETASVVRGDVTETVSASVSLVASDEIDLNFEIAGRIKSIAVSEGQKVAAGEAIASLESATLEGEVDRASAALERARADASMSDHALREAQASEKDLKTYYDTVQEAENQKVSAADAAYESAKDYEDDAESYYNQVVSESGASSSTAKSAKLTFTAATNARKAANEARDTAQKNRDTAIRYAKNSWDAARERTETLESSAQTTIETSAIRSADAALAIAQANARKADIVAPVNGLVTKVNFSKGEVVGTAISGAFGKLLSYDLLLEAKVPESDITKVKLGQSAGISFDAFDSNDILPAEVIEIKPDSTVIQDVVYYIVKLRLTSVDPRLKPGMSGDSDIHIDEQKNVLEIPSRLLREENGAYFARVLTPDGSVKDREVSVGLRGDDGQIEIRSGLSEGEKVVSNAS, from the coding sequence ATGAAGTTGAAACAGTGGCTTGTTATCATTGTCATCATAGCTCTCGGAGGCGGGTTTTGGTATTGGAAGAAATCTTCGGCGACACCGAATTACGAAACCGCATCGGTGGTGAGAGGCGATGTGACGGAAACAGTCTCGGCAAGCGTTTCACTGGTTGCGTCGGATGAAATCGATTTGAATTTTGAAATAGCCGGACGTATCAAGTCGATCGCGGTTTCCGAGGGGCAAAAGGTAGCAGCCGGTGAGGCGATTGCCTCTCTTGAATCGGCAACTCTGGAAGGAGAAGTGGATCGGGCGAGTGCGGCTTTGGAACGGGCGCGGGCTGATGCGAGCATGAGCGATCATGCGCTTCGTGAGGCGCAGGCAAGTGAAAAGGATTTGAAAACGTACTATGATACCGTGCAAGAGGCGGAGAATCAAAAGGTGAGCGCGGCAGATGCCGCTTATGAGAGCGCCAAGGACTACGAAGACGATGCGGAGTCGTATTACAATCAGGTCGTATCGGAGAGTGGTGCATCGAGCTCGACAGCAAAGAGTGCAAAGCTAACATTCACCGCCGCAACCAATGCGCGGAAGGCGGCAAATGAAGCGCGTGACACGGCGCAGAAGAATCGTGATACGGCGATTCGATATGCGAAAAACTCATGGGATGCGGCTCGAGAAAGAACCGAGACGCTCGAGTCTTCGGCACAAACGACTATTGAGACGAGCGCCATACGATCGGCAGATGCGGCACTCGCGATCGCGCAGGCCAATGCCAGGAAGGCGGATATCGTCGCGCCAGTCAATGGACTGGTTACCAAAGTGAATTTTTCAAAGGGCGAGGTTGTCGGGACGGCAATATCCGGCGCTTTCGGGAAATTGCTTTCGTATGATCTCTTGCTTGAAGCGAAGGTTCCGGAATCGGATATTACCAAGGTAAAGCTTGGACAGTCTGCCGGCATATCTTTCGATGCTTTCGACTCGAACGATATACTCCCCGCTGAGGTGATTGAAATCAAACCGGATTCGACAGTGATTCAGGATGTTGTGTACTATATTGTGAAACTCCGTCTTACATCGGTTGACCCGCGTCTCAAGCCGGGAATGAGTGGCGATTCCGACATTCATATCGATGAACAAAAAAATGTTCTTGAAATTCCCTCGAGGCTCTTGCGCGAAGAAAATGGCGCATACTTTGCCAGAGTGTTGACGCCGGACGGTTCGGTCAAAGATCGTGAAGTAAGCGTGGGTCTCCGAGGTGATGATGGTCAGATCGAGATTCGTTCGGGACTCTCCGAAGGGGAGAAGGTGGTGTCGAATGCTTCGTGA